A stretch of DNA from Equus asinus isolate D_3611 breed Donkey chromosome 20, EquAss-T2T_v2, whole genome shotgun sequence:
ACTCAGACCAACCATTCTAATTCGCATGATGATTTCCAACTGCATATGGATATGCATGAGCAGGTCCGTGCAGatgcctccccacagcccctagTCTCCCCCTCTGCAGAATTTGAAGGGACTAACTCAACTCAAGAAAACCAAGGTTGGGTTGGTGGCAGGAGAGAGAGCTCCACCCTGCCCTCTCAGCATCTCTGTCTCTGcccactcctccctccacctcccaaccttcaccccacctcccaccctggtTTTCTTGCACTCCGCCATTCCCTAACTCTGGCCTCCATCATTCTACCTTCCAGGGCAGCTCCAGGGTCTAGATGTGTGGCCTTCAAGGACAGAAAAGACTGCACAGACTTGGCCTCCATCCTTACCTGACTCGGGAGGGAACAGTGATTAGAGAAAGGCTGGTGGTGGAGAATCTCTCTTACCCTCTTGTCTTCCCATCACAGGCCAatcctggggcaggggcagggcctggggagggagagCGTGGATCGTACCGCCTTCGTGTCATCAAGGCCCTGGTACAGCGCTACATAGACACTGCCCGGCGGGAGTTCGAGGAGACCCGCCGGAAAGGTTAGTGGTTCACCTCTGAGCCTTCCCTGTTCCTGTTCTTGCTCAGCTCTGATAAATGCACCACACCCAGACTCACACCCTCATCCAGGCTGCAGTGATGTGTGGCCCATCCTGCCCTGCCCTTGGGCACTATAACCTGCAGTGTGGCCCCTTGCACTCAATTACCCTCTGACTCATGCAGATGTTTATTCCActcatttcatttacttcttcatTCCTGCCttcattcatgtgttcatttattctctcattcACTCCCTTACCTgttcactcattcacttaattcattattcattcattcacttattgacTCATTCAACCAACACTCAttgctttttccccttgttcCCGGCCCTGTCATGGAGGGAGTGGGGACTGTGGTGAGCAGGGACACATAGGAAGCCTTCAGTCTGGTGAGGAAGAGAAACCCCTGGGCAGAAAGTGCCCAGCTGAGAGAGACACAAATTGCAGTGGGAGCCAAAGGAGAGCAAGAGCCTATCGTTTTGAGAGGCTCATGGGAAGGTAGAGGATAGAGTACCAGAGGTTGGAGAGACAGCAGGTAGAATTTGGGCCCAGAGGATGTGTAGGAGCTGGACTGGTGTGTACAGGAAGAGGGCTGACAGGAGCGGATGTACAAATCTCTACCCATTCAAACTTCCCATCCCCAAGACTCCTGATCCCTTCTCTGGCCCACGAGATTTCCCTTGTTTGCATCTTTTAAACTCCCAACCACCCCACCCCCGCTCCGATTCATCTGCCCTGGACCCTGCTGCCCACCTGACCCCCACCCCTAAGCCAGTCTCTCACTTCCTCCAGTTCTCCTCCCTTAGGAACGCCAGGCATGATGTCCCCTGGGGTTCTGTTGAGGGTACAAGTACAGGGCAGGCTCGTCTTCTGAGAGGCCTCCCCTCCAATGCTCCCCGCCAGACCTGGGCAACAGACTGACAGAGCTGACCAAGACTGTATCACGGCTGCAAAGTGAGGTGGCGGGTGTGCGGCGGACTCTGGCAGAGGGAGGGACTCCACGGCCTCCCGCAGGAGCCAGCATCCTCAGTCGCTACATCACCCGAGTGCGCAACAGCTTCCAGAACCTGGGGCCCCCCATCCCCGAGACCCCAGAGCTGACAGTGCCAGGGACTATGGAGGCCCACGGATCTTCAGAAACCGAGCTTCAAGATGCTGAAGGGGCCAGGACTCCAGCTTCTGGAGAGTCTGGCCCTTCTTCCCCAACTCACGTGCTGGTGCATAGGGAGCAGGAATCAGAGGGAGCTGGGGACCTGCCCCAGGAGGAAGATGTGGGAACCAAGGGGGAGGCCTGATACAGTGGGAGGGTCCCTTCTGTTGCTGAGTAGGGCTGCCTAgatgggtgggggggggggcacttaGTAGGAGCTTATGCTGCTTTCTTTGCCTCAGTAAAGTTTCTGGATGTCAGATGCCTCCAGAGTGTGTGAAAGGCTCTGTCTCCTCATGTTTTGAGATCCCTTCTCTCTCAGAAGTGGACCGTTGGGGGAGCAGGATAGAGATGGCTTGCTCTGGGGTCCCAGGTATCTTGGGCTTAGCAGCCTACTTTGAGTTCCCACAAATCTTTAGTGGAAAGAGTTCTGGACTGGGAGGCAGGGGCCTGGTTCAATACTAACTCTTTGACCTTGAGCTAGTTGCTTCCTTCCTTGGCTTTGCATTCATCTTCTGACAAATGGGCCAAGGAATCCATCTGTCCTCTTCCTGCCTTCCGTGTTGTTTTGAGGAACCACTGGCTGTTAAAGCTTCCGGGTTTGCAAGTTATAGTAGTGACAGAGGACTGCACAGGGGACATGTCTAGGAGTGATCAAGCCATTCTTTTTAGTTCCTCAGTCCTTGAGTCCTGCAGTGCCAGAGCAAGGCAGATGGTCCAGTCTCACAGAAAAACCAATCATGACATTTCATGTCACCACACTGCAACACTGTTTAATCAAGTAGCCATCACAGTACTACCCTTGCTTGTCCTAGGGGGTCCCCACCACATAGGGGGCCTCCCTCCACCCTGCCATGGCCTCAGATCCCCCCCACTTCCTGATTGGGGAGATGGCTGCTAGGGCTGGGTCCGAAACCGTGTCTTTGCTTCTCGAGGCTGTTCGAAACCCCCTTCTTCAGATGAAGGTCGCCAGTTCCCAGGACTCCTGAGCGGCAGGCATTGGACTTTCAGGGCCCAGCTCCTGAGAGCAGGAACCCCCCAGGGGCCAAGAGCAGGGTCTtccagggaagcagagagaagttCCCATTGGAGGATGAGTCTGGCTGCCCCCCtgctggagagagaagaaaaggaagtgaagggtgagcagggcaggggccgggaggggtggcagggagcggaggcagccaagggagggggcaggagggtgaCTCACTTGGTACAGACACACAGCCCCGCTTCTTCTCCCCTGCAATAGACAGCATGGTGAggcctccatggagacagacccTCACATCACACTTTCCCTGGCACAGGCCATTCCCCTTCTCAAtccatctttcccttcttctAAATGCAAACTTCtgacttcccttcctcctccttcccccaggaaATCTTCCAGATTGCCTAtccatccctgcccccaccctagCCCCAGTCCCTCCTCCATCCTATCCCGGCCTCAGCACTTGGGAATAGCACATCTGTATCCTGTCAACCCCATTAGGCCCTGGGCCTCCTGGGATCTGAAGCGGCACTCCTGTCACCTTCCTCTGCTTGGTGACCTCCTTAGCCAGGTTCCTTTCATCTATTAGGCTGGATAGCAGTTGGAACCTTTCAAGAACATTTACAGAATCATCTGAAAATAATCACAGATCTGGAAACACTTATAGGACCTTCTAAGAGCCGGAAGAACCTGAGACACAGAGAACAATAGCTCCAGCTGACTTCTAGCCCTCAACTTCCCCATTAACCAAGTGGATCTCCTGAAGGCCCTGGGGATTGTGTAGGGATGTCCTGGCTCATTTCACCCAACCAGCCAGTCCTGCTTCCCTCATGCACAGCTCACCACCCAGATAGGCGCAGTTAAAGTGGCTGCAGGTCTGATTATAGCTCTGGAGAGTCACTAGGCTCTGAGCTCCATCCTGGGAGAACCTGGTGACCAAGAAGACTTCATAGGGGGGGATCAGCACCTCACGCTCCTTGGGGAAGACAGACAGGGCATGGATAGGGGCCCCGAAGCAAGTCCTTAGAGAGAAGAAGGTGGCATTACCAAATCTTCGGGCCACCGCCTCATCCAGGGAGCTGGAGGAAAACTGGCCCAAGCGGATAGAGTCCCCCAGCCTCTTGGGTTCAAAGCGAAGGGTGCCCATGCCTCGGAACGCCACCTCCCCAGATCCTCTGTGGCACCCCCCACCGTCCCGCAGCAGCTGCAGGGCCCGGGTCAGGTAGAAATGCAGAGCCTTGAAAGGGAAGTGCCTCATGTAGGACTCCCGGGAGCCACCGCCTGTCCGCACGGCCTGGTTCAGCTCCCAGTACAGAGTGTTAGATGAGTTGGTGTAGACCATGACAGCGATTCCATGCTGGGCTTTGAAGCCAGGGGGCAGGGCGAGCCCTCGACGCCTGTGCTCCCAGGCCTCCTGGGCTGCCTCCCAGGACTCCCGCAGCAAGGCGTGGCGGGCCATCTCCTCCTTTAGCAGAAAGGCTGccttctcctccatctcctccgCGCAGCCCACATAGGCATCATCAAAGGTGTCTGGAGCCAGGCCCAGGGGCAGGATGGGAACAGCCTGAGCCTATGGAGGTAAGGAAGAGAGGAGCCACACAGGAAAGGCAAAAATTTCAGAGCACTGGACAGGGGTCCTGGTAGCAGATCAGTTTAGAAACACAGAATCTCTCTTCTGTGCCCAAATATCTGGTGTACACAATTTGGCAATTAAGTTCAAGGGCTTAAATAACACAGtactggagtcagacagacatgggttcaaatcccgacTTCACCACCTACAAgctgtgggatcttgggcaagtctcttatCTCTTCTGGGCTTCAGGTTCTCCAGCTACAAAGTGAGGACACTTCCAACCTCacagggttactgtgaggatgGCATCTAGATCCTCACTTCTGTACAAACTAAAAGGGGTCATTTTGTCATTTGCGAGGTTCCTGCACTCTGTGGAAAGCGGGGCTAGATGACTTGCCAGCTCTGTTCTGGCTCTAAGCCTCAGTATGCAGGTGCTATACCAACATGCAGCCAATGCCGGATGACCTGATGCCTACCCCATCTTCACACTCTTTCCCTCTCACGCAGGTGCTCAGCCACCACACCAAGTCATTGTCAGCTGTGAGACTCCTGAGTCCTCTCCTGGATAGAGGCCAaacctggggtgggagtggggaggagcccTGGTCTTGGCGGGGCTGCAGGAGGGTTTGCctgggccgggcctgtggtgggaggtgggaagtggggaggagaaagGTGAGGGGAGTCGCTCAGGAGCGACGatgtgaaggaaggaagacaccaGGAGGACAGGTGGGTGGAGGTGGGCGTTCTGGGAGAGGGAATGGGAATCTGCCCCACCCCACCGCAACCCGCGCAAGGATGGAGGTTCCTGAGAGGAAGAGGTTTAAGAGGACTGGGATCCTAGAGAAAAGTCCCTGGGAGAGATTTTTGAGGAGTCACTCCGCCAGTCCACCTCCTCAGGGTCTGCCCTCGTACTGTTCCCTTTGTGGCAGGGGATGATTCCCCCAGTTACCTGCCAGAGGGTGTGCAGACTGAGGCCGCCGAGAGCGATCAGCAGAGCTGCCAGCATCATTCCTAGGGGAGACTCAGGAGGGCGAGGTGCAGATGAGGGTGGGACCAGCGGTGGTGAGTCTTGACCAGAGCTGGCCGCCTTCTGCGGTGGAGGGGGTCCCTGGTCCAGGACCCCGGGTCCAGGCGGGGCGTGGGCGGGGCCAAGGGCGCGCCTAAGGGGGTGGGCGGGGCTTGGAGTTGATGGTCTACCGGCAGGAGCGCATCCCCAGGTCTCCGCTCCCCAGACTCCCAGACGCCCCCAGGCTCCGCGTCTTCTGCCCGGGGACTTTCTTGCAACGGTCAAGGTGGAGCCGTAATTTGGCTCAGcttggagaggggagggggcgggggccggggacCCACCAGGAGGTAGCGGAGGCGGAGAGCGGGAAGGAGCGAGGAGGCGCGGGGCTCCAGTCTGGGCGGGCGCTGCGATGTCCCCGGAGTCCCAGATAAACAAAGTCCGCGGCTAACTATAGCCCCCGCGGCGGCAACCCGACACCTCTCTTCCCAACAACGGACACTGAGGTGGGGGCGGGAGCGGCGGGGGAAGGGGTGAGGGGCGTGACCCCCTTCCCGAGGACGGCGAGCTCTTTCTCCCGGACCCTCTTTGACTCCGAGCCAGACCAGGGTTAGGGAAGCGGGCTTGTAAACTCGGCCTCTCCCTCAGGTGGGCCCGACCCGAGGTGCCCGGCCCCCAGACCACTTGGCCTGGGAGCCCCCCGAGGGTCCCGCCGCCGAGAGGTCACAGCTTCTGCTCTCGCTGATTTGCATGCAATTTGCATATGGCCCACGCATTGGGTCCGGCATCTgagccgcccccgcccccctccctTCTCTTTGCGCCCCTTCCCTTCAGTAGGGTCCGACCACTCGCAGACTCTCTGTTTCGGATCCTTAGGGTccagccccatcccctccccagaCCCTCTCTCCCTGGACCTCTCAGAATCAGGTGACCCATGTTTGTAAACACTAGCCTTTCCCCTCCCGCCTGTGGGCTTGTCTATAAATAACCTGGCTCTGAGTTTTGGATGCCCAATCAGAAGTAACGGGAGAAGGGGCCAGCTGAGGAGTCAGTCAGCAGCTCTGGGAAGATCTTTCTGACAGCCTGAGCCTCTGGGGTGGGAGGGTGACGTCCCCAGAGCGGCCGGAGGAGTTGGGGATTCTGAATGTCAAGATTTAAGAGATGCTGCCGGGCAGAGGTGGGCGTGGGAGGTGAGACTTACCCCAGGCTCCATCCTGGTCTGGCTCATTCATTTACCCCATCCCTCTTCCCCAGTCCCCCAGACTGCCAGCCAAATAAAGAATTTCCTTCAACTAGAATCCTGCTTTCTCTAAAAAGCCTTCCTGAAGACCAAAAAGGAAGACAAACTGTGTCcgggctggggggtggggccgGGGTCGGGGAGAGTGACATCCCAGAAAACCAGAGTGCTTGCCAGGCAAACAGCTTCCAGACGAGTTCTTTCACCCCCTTCCCCCGAGGTCTCCCAGATAGAAAATCAGGAGTCACTCTACTGTTCACCATTATTGTGAAAAACAGCATCTTGCCGACATCGCCTGCTTGCCTTGCTCCCTGAAGGGACCTGAGCGTTTGCGGTTGCTGGAACTGGATACCATCTGGGACAGCTGGGTCTCCTGGGACAGTCCCAGGACCAGGTCTACTGGGATCATGGCTTTGTCCTCTCTGCCACCATGTGGCTTTGGAGAATTGCTTCTTCCATCCCAACACCTGGAACCTCAAGAAAAGCCCCAAGAGACAGAGTCAAATCTAGTCATTGAACAGAGGTCCCGAGCGAGGCAGAAAGTTCTCCAGGATCACCCGCCAACTCAGTGCTGGAGCTGGGGCCCTGACCCAGTCCCCTTAACCTGGGAATCTCTCCTTCCCCTTGGGTGAGTCCACGTGCTTACGTGAAAGGAACAAAATGTAAAGACGTGCTCTCTGAGGTTGGGGGTGCTGAGCACAGCACCACATCCAGGGGGAGGCAGTGGTTCCAGCCTGGACCCTCGATGCCTTGGCCCACCTTCTCTCTGGCTCCAGGGATCCCCTTTTTCACGGGAAGAGCCCTGGCTCAGGGCGGATCGGGCAGAGGCTAGTGTTCCTGAACCTTGAGGAGACATCCAGAAATAGACAGGGGAGTGTCACATTTCTGACAGCTGTGTGGGGGAGGTTCAAGCGGTGGGGGATGGATGGTATAAAGGAGAaacctgccctccccctccccctgggcCCATCGCGGGAGACCAACACCAGCTTCCCCGCCGTGGAGAAGGCCTAGGTAAGGGGCACACCACCTCCTCCCAGGCACCACAGGGAAAGAGGATTTTTTTAGGGGAAATTTGGGGTATTAATGGTAGAGTTTTAGGAGTCATTAGGAAAAGTGTCAGGGAACATTTTCTTAGTCTGttctggctgccataacaaaatcccACAGACTGGGCAACTTATAATCGACAAACTCTTATTTCCCACATCACTGGATGTTGGAAGTACAAGGTCAGGGTGCTAGCATGGTCGGGTGAGGGCCCCCTTCCTGGATCGTAGCcagcaccttctcactgtgtcctcatacgGTGgcaggggctagggagctctctggggtctcttttataagaacactaatcccattcaggagggctccaccctcatgaactAATcatttcccaaaggccccaccttctaataccaccacactgggagttaggatttcaacatacgagtttgggaggggacacaaacattcagaccataccACCTTTGACAGAGAGGTTTGGGGTACCTAGGGGCTTTGGGGCCATTGGGAAATTTGGGGATCCCTGGGGAGAGATTTGAGTCACATCCCCAAAAGGGAATGTTCAGAGGGGCCTGGATGAGGGGCACCTGACAAGAGAAGTGCCCTGAGTGGGACAAGAGGAGGGACAGAAGGGCAGCCGGGATATGAAAAGGGGTTGCCCAGTGCCCCTACTTCCTCGACTCCCACGCCCTCCCCGTCACTCTGGCCCTCACCCCATTTCGCCCAACACTGGTCACCAAAGTCATCAGTCCACCTGCTCTCAGGGGTCTACATTATTAGCTGCACCCAGAAACCTCTTAGACTCAGCAAACATTCCCAGAGGCCTCACCTGTGCCTGGCTGTGGGCTGAGCTCTGGGGACATAGAACGGGTCATAGCTTGTCCCtcccctcaaggaactcacaggcCAGGAGGGGAGCCACACACTTAAGGGCAACACAGTATGATTAGGACAGTGACAGAGGAAAGCACAGGGTGATAGAGGAGCCCAGAGGAgtcagagggcttcctggaggaggcaaccCCTGAGCGAAGCCTTGAAGAGGGGGTACAGGAGAAGGGCATCCCCAGCAGATGCAGTGTGCAGAGccacagggagagagacaggggacCCTCGCCTGGCACTGTGCTCTGTACTGTAGAAGCAAAGCAGGGGCGGTGGGGCACGAGGCAGAGGAGGTCGTGGAGGGCCAGGTCACAGAGGGCCGCAAACGCCAGCATGAGGAGGTTGGACTCTGTCCCGAGGTGTCAAGTGaatgtttgttttgtctttttactttttcttctaggTGTGTTCTCATCTCTTCCCTCATAATTTTCATCTCTGTATTTTCACTCTGTATTTTGAGATATTTCGTCCAGTCAGCTTTGGCACGGAGGGTTTTTAAGCAGGTGAGGAACTTGACTAGCTGTGCTTTAGAAACGCTGCTCCCAGGCCCCGGGGGAGGGCCGCTCAGCAGGGTGAcagtggaggcagggaggccagcgaGGAGGCACGGCACACCTGAGCCACGTCAGGGAGGGGGGCATGGGGAAAGGGGGCAGCATCTAGGATGGACCCGTATTGTGCCCAGCATTCATTGTCAGCTAACTTAATGTCTGATGAAGATCAAACGAAGGGATCCCCAAGTGGCTATCCTGGGTGACCGGGTGCACAATGGGGATAGCATATGAGAGGAGACTCCTCAGATAGCAGGTTAACAGGCCCCCCTCTGAGCCAGATCAAGTCTGAGGGGAATTTATCACAGGGCTATCAGGGTATCTCACAGGACCCAAGGGTCAGAAGTGAGAAGCCTCTAGAAACCTAAGGAGACATCTCACTCTGCCTGCGCTTTGGTTTCACGCAGCCTCTCTTCACTTCTCAGTCCTCCCTTTCTACTTTCCCTGGGGATCTCTCTCTTCCTTGACTCAATACACCTCTGCCTCTCAAATATCTCTTCTTACTATCCATTCTGCTACCTCGTGGACATCTGGAAAGTCCACCTGTGTCAAACTGAACTCACCTTTTCCCCTCCAAACCTGATCATTCATGcaatacattttttttgttttgaggaagattagccctgagctaactattgccaatcctcctctttttgctgaggaagactggccccgagctaacgtccgtgcccatctccctctactttatacgtgggacgcctaccacagcatggcctgccaagcggtgccatgtccgcacctgggatcggaaccagcaaacgCCGCGCCAcggagaagcggaatgtgtgaacttaaccgctgctccacagggctggcccccgaaATACATTTTTTATGGAGCATCTACTACATCCTGGGATGAGCAAGAAGAGCTTTTAACATCTTCTCCCGCTCTGTGTTTCCAGCCTAGGACATGGAAACCTGGGTGTCATCCTTGATTTTCCCTTCTCTGTCATCCCCTATATCCCACCAGACAGCAAGCCCAGTAAATTCTACCCAGTAACTCTGAGTCCATCCTCACTGCCATTGCCTTAGTCAGACCACATGATCTAATGTCCTCAGTCTGACTTCATCGTCCTCCTTGCCCATCCCCAGCCTCTGATCTATCTCTTTTACTGCCTTGTCTCTCAGGGCAAAGAGGGCGACAGAAACAGGGCAGTGGGGAGGCAGTAGGAGATCCAGTTGGCCTACTGAGTTTTTGCTGCATaaccacttactgtgtgccacAGAATCTCAGCGGCATGGGAGCATTTCTTCTTGTGCTGGTGGGTCTCCAGGTTGACCGTCGGTTGGCT
This window harbors:
- the ART5 gene encoding ecto-ADP-ribosyltransferase 5 isoform X10 encodes the protein MMLAALLIALGGLSLHTLWQAQAVPILPLGLAPDTFDDAYVGCAEEMEEKAAFLLKEEMARHALLRESWEAAQEAWEHRRRGLALPPGFKAQHGIAVMVYTNSSNTLYWELNQAVRTGGGSRESYMRHFPFKALHFYLTRALQLLRDGGGCHRGSGEVAFRGMGTLRFEPKRLGDSIRLGQFSSSSLDEAVARRFGEKKRGCVSVPRGQPDSSSNGNFSLLPWKTLLLAPGGFLLSGAGP
- the ART5 gene encoding ecto-ADP-ribosyltransferase 5 isoform X5 — encoded protein: MMLAALLIALGGLSLHTLWQAQAVPILPLGLAPDTFDDAYVGCAEEMEEKAAFLLKEEMARHALLRESWEAAQEAWEHRRRGLALPPGFKAQHGIAVMVYTNSSNTLYWELNQAVRTGGGSRESYMRHFPFKALHFYLTRALQLLRDGGGCHRGSGEVAFRGMGTLRFEPKRLGDSIRLGQFSSSSLDEAVARRFGNATFFSLRTCFGAPIHALSVFPKEREVLIPPYEVFLVTRFSQDGAQSLVTLQSYNQTCSHFNCAYLGGEKKRGCVSVPTGGQPDSSSNGNFSLLPWKTLLLAPGGFLLSGAGP
- the ART5 gene encoding ecto-ADP-ribosyltransferase 5 isoform X3, with product MMLAALLIALGGLSLHTLWQVWPLSRRGLRSLTADNDLVWWLSTCVRGKECEDGAQAVPILPLGLAPDTFDDAYVGCAEEMEEKAAFLLKEEMARHALLRESWEAAQEAWEHRRRGLALPPGFKAQHGIAVMVYTNSSNTLYWELNQAVRTGGGSRESYMRHFPFKALHFYLTRALQLLRDGGGCHRGSGEVAFRGMGTLRFEPKRLGDSIRLGQFSSSSLDEAVARRFGNATFFSLRTCFGAPIHALSVFPKEREVLIPPYEVFLVTRFSQDGAQSLVTLQSYNQTCSHFNCAYLGGEKKRGCVSVPTGGQPDSSSNGNFSLLPWKTLLLAPGGFLLSGAGP
- the ART5 gene encoding ecto-ADP-ribosyltransferase 5 isoform X1, whose amino-acid sequence is MMLAALLIALGGLSLHTLWQARPRQTLLQPRQDQGSSPLPPQVWPLSRRGLRSLTADNDLVWWLSTCVRGKECEDGAQAVPILPLGLAPDTFDDAYVGCAEEMEEKAAFLLKEEMARHALLRESWEAAQEAWEHRRRGLALPPGFKAQHGIAVMVYTNSSNTLYWELNQAVRTGGGSRESYMRHFPFKALHFYLTRALQLLRDGGGCHRGSGEVAFRGMGTLRFEPKRLGDSIRLGQFSSSSLDEAVARRFGNATFFSLRTCFGAPIHALSVFPKEREVLIPPYEVFLVTRFSQDGAQSLVTLQSYNQTCSHFNCAYLGGEKKRGCVSVPTGGQPDSSSNGNFSLLPWKTLLLAPGGFLLSGAGP
- the ART5 gene encoding ecto-ADP-ribosyltransferase 5 isoform X9, with protein sequence MMLAALLIALGGLSLHTLWQARPRQTLLQPRQDQGSSPLPPQVWPLSRRGLRSLTADNDLVWWLSTCVRGKECEDGAQAVPILPLGLAPDTFDDAYVGCAEEMEEKAAFLLKEEMARHALLRESWEAAQEAWEHRRRGLALPPGFKAQHGIAVMVYTNSSNTLYWELNQAVRTGGGSRESYMRTCFGAPIHALSVFPKEREVLIPPYEVFLVTRFSQDGAQSLVTLQSYNQTCSHFNCAYLGGEKKRGCVSVPTGGQPDSSSNGNFSLLPWKTLLLAPGGFLLSGAGP
- the ART5 gene encoding ecto-ADP-ribosyltransferase 5 isoform X6, which produces MMLAALLIALGGLSLHTLWQAQAVPILPLGLAPDTFDDAYVGCAEEMEEKAAFLLKEEMARHALLRESWEAAQEAWEHRRRGLALPPGFKAQHGIAVMVYTNSSNTLYWELNQAVRTGGGSRESYMRHFPFKALHFYLTRALQLLRDGGGCHRGSGEVAFRGMGTLRFEPKRLGDSIRLGQFSSSSLDEAVARRFGNATFFSLRTCFGAPIHALSVFPKEREVLIPPYEVFLVTRFSQDGAQSLVTLQSYNQTCSHFNCAYLGGEKKRGCVSVPRGQPDSSSNGNFSLLPWKTLLLAPGGFLLSGAGP
- the ART5 gene encoding ecto-ADP-ribosyltransferase 5 isoform X7, which encodes MMLAALLIALGGLSLHTLWQARPRQTLLQPRQDQGSSPLPPQVWPLSRRGLRSLTADNDLVWWLSTCVRGKECEDGAQAVPILPLGLAPDTFDDAYVGCAEEMEEKAAFLLKEEMARHALLRESWEAAQEAWEHRRRGLALPPGFKAQHGIAVMVYTNSSNTLYWELNQAVRTGGGSRESYMRHFPFKALHFYLTRALQLLRDGGGCHRGSGEVAFRGMGTLRFEPKRLGDSIRLGQFSSSSLDEAVARRFGEKKRGCVSVPTGGQPDSSSNGNFSLLPWKTLLLAPGGFLLSGAGP
- the ART5 gene encoding ecto-ADP-ribosyltransferase 5 isoform X4 yields the protein MMLAALLIALGGLSLHTLWQVWPLSRRGLRSLTADNDLVWWLSTCVRGKECEDGAQAVPILPLGLAPDTFDDAYVGCAEEMEEKAAFLLKEEMARHALLRESWEAAQEAWEHRRRGLALPPGFKAQHGIAVMVYTNSSNTLYWELNQAVRTGGGSRESYMRHFPFKALHFYLTRALQLLRDGGGCHRGSGEVAFRGMGTLRFEPKRLGDSIRLGQFSSSSLDEAVARRFGNATFFSLRTCFGAPIHALSVFPKEREVLIPPYEVFLVTRFSQDGAQSLVTLQSYNQTCSHFNCAYLGGEKKRGCVSVPRGQPDSSSNGNFSLLPWKTLLLAPGGFLLSGAGP
- the ART5 gene encoding ecto-ADP-ribosyltransferase 5 isoform X8, with protein sequence MMLAALLIALGGLSLHTLWQARPRQTLLQPRQDQGSSPLPPQVWPLSRRGLRSLTADNDLVWWLSTCVRGKECEDGAQAVPILPLGLAPDTFDDAYVGCAEEMEEKAAFLLKEEMARHALLRESWEAAQEAWEHRRRGLALPPGFKAQHGIAVMVYTNSSNTLYWELNQAVRTGGGSRESYMRHFPFKALHFYLTRALQLLRDGGGCHRGSGEVAFRGMGTLRFEPKRLGDSIRLGQFSSSSLDEAVARRFGEKKRGCVSVPRGQPDSSSNGNFSLLPWKTLLLAPGGFLLSGAGP
- the ART5 gene encoding ecto-ADP-ribosyltransferase 5 isoform X2, whose product is MMLAALLIALGGLSLHTLWQARPRQTLLQPRQDQGSSPLPPQVWPLSRRGLRSLTADNDLVWWLSTCVRGKECEDGAQAVPILPLGLAPDTFDDAYVGCAEEMEEKAAFLLKEEMARHALLRESWEAAQEAWEHRRRGLALPPGFKAQHGIAVMVYTNSSNTLYWELNQAVRTGGGSRESYMRHFPFKALHFYLTRALQLLRDGGGCHRGSGEVAFRGMGTLRFEPKRLGDSIRLGQFSSSSLDEAVARRFGNATFFSLRTCFGAPIHALSVFPKEREVLIPPYEVFLVTRFSQDGAQSLVTLQSYNQTCSHFNCAYLGGEKKRGCVSVPRGQPDSSSNGNFSLLPWKTLLLAPGGFLLSGAGP